One window of the Nicotiana tabacum cultivar K326 chromosome 4, ASM71507v2, whole genome shotgun sequence genome contains the following:
- the LOC142179983 gene encoding uncharacterized protein LOC142179983 codes for MDLNLALLNDKPVAITDSSSAGEKSFHKAWEHSNRLILMFMRMNIANNIKSTIPQIESSREYLKFVEERFRSADKSLAGTLMAELTTMKFDGSHSIQNHIIEMTNIAARLQTLGMKVNDSFLVQFILNSLPPEYGPFQINYNTIKDKWNVSEFFSMLTQEESRLKKQGSHSINLMGQGTGKGLKVKPNKFKKKKAPAKAPQDAKKEHKADTCHFCNKEGHYQKDCLKRKAWFEKKGTISAFVCFESNLIDVPNNTWWLDSGATAHVSTTLQGFLTIQTTNPNKDFLFMGNQKSQATDALKVFVNEVERQLDTKVKIIRSDRGGEYYGKYNKSEQCPGPFAKFLEEHGICAQYTMPGTPQQKGVAERRNRTLMDMVRRMMSNSSLSKSLWMYALKTAVYLLNRVPIHEKTNSQISDTNEPQEKPLRKSQRVRKSAISDDYAVYLQESDFDVGLNKDPISFSQAIGSNESDKWIDAIKEELKSMEYNKVWDLVELPESSKRIRCRWVFKTKRDSNSNIE; via the exons ATGGATCTTAACTTGGCTCTGCTGAATGATAAGCCCGTTGCCATTACTGATTCGAGCAGTGCGGGTGAGAAGTCTTTCCATAAAGCATGGGAACACTCTAACAGGCTAATCCTTATGTTTATGCGAATGAATATTGCCAACAACATTAAGAGCACTATTCCACAAATAGAAAGTTCCAGGGAATACCTGAAGTTTGTGGAAGAACGTTTTCGTTCTGCAGATAAGTCTCTCGCTGGTACACTAATGGCTGAACTCACGACCATGAAGTTTGATGGGTCGCATAGTATACAAAACCATATCATCGAGATGACTAACATTGCAGCAAGACTTCAGACCTTGGGGATGAAAGTGAATGATTCCTTCTTGGTTCAGTTTATTCTGAACTCGTTGCCTCCTGAGTATGGACCATTTCAAATTAACTATAACACTATTAAGGATAAGTGGAATGTTAGTGAATTTTTCAGTATGCTTACTCAGGAGGAGTCAAGACTTAAGAAACAAGGGAGTCATTCAATCAACCTCATGGGTCAAGGAACTGGTAAAGGACTTAAAGTGAAGCCCAacaagttcaagaagaagaaagcacCTGCTAAAGCTCCACAGGATGCTAAGAAGGAACATAAGGCAGATACGTGTCATTTCTGTAACAAGGAAGGACACTATCAGAAAGATTGCCTGAAACGTAAAGCTTGGTTCGAAAAGAAAGGTACAATTAGTGCTTTTGTATGTTTCGAATCAAATTTAATAGATGTTCCTAATAATACTTGGTGGCTTGATTCTGGTGCAACTGCTCATGTATCTACTACGTTGCAGGGATTCCTTACGATCCAaactacaaatccaaataaggattTCTTGTTCATGGGAAATC aaaaatctcaagcaaCAGATGCTCTCAAAGTGTTTGTTAATGAGGTTGAAAGGCAATTAGATACAAAGGTGAAAATTATTAGGTCAGATAGAGGTGGTGAATATTATGGAAAATATAATAAATCAGAACAATGTCCAGGTCCATTTGCGAAGTTCCTCGAGGAACATGGCATATGTGCACAGTATACTATGCcaggaacacctcaacaaaaAGGTGTTGCAGAAAGGCGTAATCGAACACTTATGGATATGGTTAGGAGAATGATGAGTAATTCCTCATTATCCAAATCATTGTGGATGTATGCTCTTAAAACCGCTGTATATTTATTAAACAGGGTTCCTA TTCATGAAAAAACTAACTCACAAATATCTGACACAAATGAACCACAAGAAAAGCCattaagaaaatctcaaagagtTAGAAAATCAGCTATTTCGGATGATTACGCGGTTTATTTACAAGAGTCAGATTTTGACGTTGGTCTTAATAAGGATCCGATTTCATTTTCACAAGCCATAGGAAGTAATGAGTCTGACAAATGGATTGATGCCATAAAGGAAGAGCTAAAATCCATGGAATACAATAAAGTATGGGATCTTGTTGAATTGCCAGAAAGTTCTAAAAGAATCAGGTGTAGATGGGTCTTTAAGACCAAACGTGATTCAAATAGCAATATTGAATGA